Proteins from one Chitinophaga oryzae genomic window:
- the ccoN gene encoding cytochrome-c oxidase, cbb3-type subunit I, which translates to MSLEKFYYDNRTVKWFAYACVFWGLIGMLAGLWAALTLVIPELNLGFAPTTFGRLRPVHTNAVIFAFVGNGIFMGVYYSLQRLCKARMFSDLLSKIHFWGWQAIIAGGALTLFLGYTTGKEYAELEWPFDIAITLIWVVFGANMLGTILRRRESHLYVAIWFYIGTWVAIAMLHIINSFEYPLSLFKSYSWYAGVQDALVQWWYGHNAVAFFLTTPYLGLMYYFVPKAANRPVYSYRWSIIHFWSLIFIYIWAGPHHLLYTALPEWAQSLGTVFSVMLIAPSWGGMLNGLLTLRGAWDRVREDAILKFFVVALTCYGMATFEGPMLSLKNVNAISHYTDWTIAHVHVGALGWNGFLTFGILYWMIPRIFSTQLYSRKWANTHFWIGTLGIIFYVIPLYWAAFTQSMMWKQFTEEGQLKYQFLETVTTIVPMYALRAFGGLLYVSGLALMIVNLWKTIRRGSFVADEAAEAAPLPKVIPTHGKAHWHNWIERRPIQLVVFSLVVVAVGGILEMVPTFLVRSNIPTISSVQPYTPLELHGRDIYIREGCYTCHSQMIRPFRDEVARYGEYSKAGEFIYDHPFQWGSKRTGPDLARIGGKYPDSWHYNHMLDPTSMSPGSIMPPYPWLFEERIDRGKTPAMINVMRKLGVPYADGYEKQALADLDKQAAGIAAALEKDKLPVKADREIVALIAYLQRMGKDIKMAPAQKPATADASTGSNDKNDF; encoded by the coding sequence ATGTCTCTCGAAAAATTTTATTACGACAACCGCACGGTAAAATGGTTTGCCTACGCTTGTGTGTTCTGGGGGCTGATCGGTATGCTGGCTGGGCTCTGGGCAGCCCTTACGCTGGTAATTCCGGAGCTTAACCTGGGCTTCGCGCCAACTACCTTCGGGCGTCTCCGTCCCGTACACACCAATGCCGTGATCTTCGCCTTCGTGGGCAACGGTATTTTCATGGGTGTCTACTACTCGCTGCAACGGCTGTGTAAAGCCCGTATGTTCAGCGACCTGCTGAGTAAGATCCACTTCTGGGGATGGCAGGCGATCATCGCCGGCGGCGCACTGACGCTTTTCCTGGGATATACTACCGGCAAGGAATACGCCGAACTGGAATGGCCTTTCGACATCGCTATCACGTTGATCTGGGTGGTGTTTGGCGCCAACATGCTGGGCACGATCCTGCGTCGGCGCGAGTCTCACCTGTATGTAGCCATCTGGTTTTACATCGGCACCTGGGTAGCCATCGCCATGTTGCACATTATCAACTCTTTCGAGTATCCTTTGTCGCTGTTTAAAAGCTATAGCTGGTATGCCGGCGTACAGGACGCACTGGTACAGTGGTGGTACGGTCACAACGCGGTAGCGTTCTTCCTGACCACGCCTTACCTCGGCCTCATGTACTACTTTGTTCCCAAAGCGGCTAACAGACCGGTATATTCCTACCGCTGGTCTATCATCCACTTCTGGTCGCTGATATTCATCTATATATGGGCTGGCCCTCACCACCTGCTGTACACCGCGTTGCCTGAATGGGCGCAGTCGCTCGGCACCGTGTTCAGCGTTATGCTGATCGCACCTTCCTGGGGCGGTATGCTCAACGGTCTGCTTACCCTGCGTGGCGCATGGGACCGCGTAAGGGAAGACGCTATCCTGAAATTCTTCGTGGTAGCGCTTACCTGCTATGGCATGGCTACCTTCGAAGGACCAATGCTGTCTCTTAAAAATGTGAACGCTATCAGCCACTATACCGACTGGACCATCGCACACGTACACGTAGGCGCCCTGGGCTGGAACGGATTCCTGACCTTCGGTATCCTCTACTGGATGATCCCGCGCATTTTCTCCACACAGCTGTACTCCCGCAAATGGGCCAACACCCATTTCTGGATCGGCACCCTCGGCATTATCTTCTACGTGATCCCGCTGTACTGGGCTGCCTTCACCCAGAGCATGATGTGGAAACAGTTCACCGAAGAAGGACAACTGAAATACCAGTTCCTCGAAACAGTGACCACCATCGTTCCCATGTACGCCCTGCGCGCCTTCGGCGGCTTGCTGTACGTAAGCGGCCTTGCACTGATGATCGTGAATCTCTGGAAAACGATCCGCCGCGGTTCTTTCGTCGCCGACGAAGCAGCTGAAGCCGCTCCGCTGCCGAAAGTAATCCCTACTCACGGCAAAGCGCACTGGCACAACTGGATCGAACGCCGTCCTATCCAGCTGGTGGTATTCAGCCTCGTGGTAGTAGCGGTGGGCGGTATCCTCGAAATGGTACCTACCTTCCTTGTACGCAGCAATATCCCGACCATCAGCAGCGTACAACCGTATACGCCGCTGGAACTGCACGGCCGCGACATCTACATCCGGGAAGGCTGTTATACCTGTCACTCCCAGATGATCCGTCCTTTCCGCGACGAGGTGGCCCGTTACGGCGAATACTCCAAAGCCGGTGAATTCATCTACGACCACCCGTTCCAGTGGGGCTCCAAACGCACCGGTCCGGACCTGGCCAGAATAGGCGGGAAATACCCCGACAGCTGGCACTACAACCATATGCTGGACCCCACCTCCATGTCTCCCGGCTCTATCATGCCGCCGTATCCATGGCTGTTTGAAGAGCGCATCGACAGGGGCAAAACGCCCGCGATGATCAACGTAATGCGGAAACTGGGCGTGCCTTATGCAGACGGTTACGAAAAACAGGCCCTCGCCGATCTTGATAAGCAGGCCGCCGGCATCGCTGCCGCCCTGGAGAAAGACAAACTGCCCGTGAAAGCAGACCGTGAAATTGTAGCGCTGATCGCCTACCTGCAGCGGATGGGCAAAGACATTAAAATGGCGCCGGCACAAAAGCCCGCTACCGCGGACGCCAGCACCGGCAGCAACGACAAGAACGATTTTTAG
- the ccoS gene encoding cbb3-type cytochrome oxidase assembly protein CcoS: protein MSVIILLLGASLLVAAGFLAAFIWSVKNGQFEDDFSPAHRILFEDKKDNTNE, encoded by the coding sequence ATGAGCGTAATTATTCTTTTACTTGGCGCCAGCCTCCTGGTAGCAGCAGGCTTTCTGGCCGCCTTCATCTGGTCGGTAAAGAACGGACAGTTTGAAGATGATTTCTCTCCCGCACACCGTATTCTCTTCGAAGATAAAAAAGATAACACCAACGAATAA
- a CDS encoding cupin domain-containing protein codes for MLMKTMNVLQEEGTGKVTSRLVLKSRRAEATLIIMQQGHQIPPHVSPVDAMVLILEGKVAFMLKDEVTVLETGDVLTFGANEKHALQALETTRFLLVK; via the coding sequence ATGCTGATGAAAACCATGAACGTATTACAGGAAGAGGGGACCGGGAAAGTAACAAGCCGGTTAGTGCTGAAAAGCAGGAGAGCAGAGGCCACCCTTATTATCATGCAACAGGGACATCAGATTCCGCCGCATGTATCCCCTGTAGATGCGATGGTGCTGATACTGGAAGGAAAAGTGGCCTTTATGCTGAAAGACGAAGTTACGGTGCTGGAAACCGGAGACGTGCTGACATTCGGCGCCAACGAAAAACATGCCCTGCAGGCTTTGGAAACAACCCGGTTTTTACTGGTAAAATAA